In a genomic window of Spirosoma agri:
- a CDS encoding DMT family transporter: MNYIYVLFAFLVGLAITVQAGVNANLRQAMGNPILAAAISFGSGFIVLVTLLLAAGGSVPPLDTIKQVSWWKWMGGAMGAVYMITVIVSAPKIGTANLVSLSVAGQLLAAVLLDHYGLLGFALHPANGWRLLGLVLIMGGVLLVVRN; this comes from the coding sequence ATGAATTACATCTATGTTCTCTTTGCCTTTCTGGTCGGTTTAGCCATTACCGTTCAGGCGGGTGTCAATGCCAATTTGCGGCAGGCAATGGGCAATCCCATTCTGGCAGCGGCCATTTCGTTTGGTTCCGGCTTCATCGTGCTCGTTACCCTCCTGCTGGCCGCAGGCGGCTCCGTGCCTCCGCTTGACACCATTAAGCAGGTAAGCTGGTGGAAGTGGATGGGCGGTGCGATGGGAGCGGTTTACATGATCACGGTTATTGTTAGCGCCCCCAAAATCGGAACGGCAAACCTCGTTAGTCTGAGTGTAGCCGGGCAACTGCTGGCCGCTGTTCTGCTGGACCATTATGGCTTACTGGGCTTTGCGCTCCACCCCGCCAATGGCTGGCGACTCCTCGGACTGGTGCTGATCATGGGCGGTGTATTACTGGTCGTCAGAAACTAA
- a CDS encoding GRP family sugar transporter, giving the protein MFIITHYPLAVVVCFLTMLCWGSWANTQKLATQSVPTTIFYRDYTYGILFLSVLLAFTLGSVGSSGRSFLADLAQADKQNLLYALVGGFVFNIANILIVIGIELAGLSVAMPIGIGLALILGVIVNYILSPVGNVGLLSGGVLAIFLAVVFSALAYRAKSTTDQSVSTRGLVISLIGGFLMSFFFYFVARAMATDFARPASGLLTPYTALVLFGLGVVVSTPLFLPLLRRFTSKATDRTVRYGDVSGRNHGIGMLGGMVWCLGMASSLLASGEAGYAISYGLGQGATIIAVFWGIFIWHEFRGAPATSSRYLTLMSVCYVLGLVLIIAAK; this is encoded by the coding sequence ATGTTTATCATCACGCATTACCCGCTGGCGGTAGTCGTCTGCTTTCTGACGATGCTTTGCTGGGGCTCGTGGGCCAACACGCAGAAGCTGGCCACGCAATCCGTTCCAACTACCATTTTTTACCGGGACTACACTTACGGGATTCTTTTTCTGAGTGTATTGCTGGCCTTTACGCTCGGGAGTGTTGGCTCGTCGGGCCGGTCGTTTCTGGCCGATCTTGCGCAGGCAGACAAACAAAATCTGCTGTATGCGCTGGTCGGCGGATTTGTGTTCAATATTGCTAATATCCTCATCGTCATCGGGATCGAACTGGCGGGCCTGTCGGTGGCCATGCCCATTGGGATTGGTTTAGCCCTGATCCTGGGAGTGATTGTCAACTATATTCTGTCGCCGGTCGGTAACGTTGGACTGCTGTCTGGTGGCGTATTGGCCATTTTTCTGGCCGTTGTATTCAGCGCGCTGGCCTACCGGGCAAAAAGCACTACTGATCAATCGGTTAGCACACGCGGGTTGGTCATCTCGCTGATAGGCGGTTTTCTGATGAGCTTCTTTTTCTATTTCGTGGCCCGGGCAATGGCTACCGATTTTGCCCGTCCAGCATCGGGTCTGTTGACACCGTATACTGCGCTGGTTTTGTTCGGGCTTGGTGTCGTTGTCAGCACGCCTTTGTTTCTGCCCCTGTTGCGTCGCTTTACCAGTAAAGCGACCGATAGGACCGTACGCTATGGCGATGTCAGTGGCCGTAACCACGGTATTGGGATGCTGGGGGGCATGGTCTGGTGTTTGGGCATGGCGTCGAGCTTGCTAGCGTCGGGCGAAGCGGGCTACGCCATCAGCTACGGGCTAGGGCAGGGCGCGACCATCATCGCCGTTTTTTGGGGTATCTTCATTTGGCACGAGTTCCGGGGTGCACCGGCAACATCCAGCCGTTACCTGACCTTGATGAGCGTATGTTACGTGTTGGGTTTGGTGTTGATTATTGCGGCTAAGTAA
- a CDS encoding porin family protein, whose product MRKPLFLAFLLISSVAVAQRFDPFKLNASVGYASPADRSGNKDGSKPGFVYSLEPQFGLTRHFDIGIRFEQAFIQRPEVLGNLIYFDSQAKSIMSGALTLNYVVGRSVAFRPYVGAGIGLYRAAGSEQQVMGAANTTLFYTLPVTNKMAGLFRVGIKFWQFNVEAAYNRIDDTTVTNEFTNAKLIGKNEYFSLKAGYTLGGKLH is encoded by the coding sequence ATGCGTAAGCCGCTATTTCTCGCGTTCTTGCTGATTTCTTCTGTTGCCGTTGCCCAACGTTTCGATCCGTTTAAACTAAATGCGTCTGTGGGGTACGCGTCCCCGGCTGATCGGTCGGGCAATAAAGACGGTAGTAAACCCGGATTTGTCTACAGTCTGGAGCCGCAGTTTGGCCTTACCCGCCATTTCGACATCGGTATTCGGTTCGAACAGGCGTTCATTCAACGTCCTGAAGTGTTGGGTAACCTGATTTATTTCGATTCACAGGCAAAATCGATTATGTCCGGCGCACTGACACTTAACTACGTAGTGGGCAGGAGCGTGGCATTTCGCCCCTACGTCGGTGCTGGAATTGGCCTGTACCGGGCTGCGGGGAGCGAACAACAAGTGATGGGCGCTGCGAACACCACGCTTTTTTACACCTTACCCGTTACGAACAAAATGGCTGGTCTGTTCCGAGTCGGCATTAAATTCTGGCAGTTTAATGTCGAAGCGGCTTACAATCGAATCGACGATACAACCGTCACGAACGAATTTACCAACGCAAAGCTGATTGGAAAAAACGAGTATTTCAGCCTGAAAGCAGGCTATACATTAGGCGGCAAACTGCACTAA
- a CDS encoding cation:proton antiporter codes for MDIFTAASALVGISALLSYVNARFVRLPGTIGVVVLTLVLIVLILIVGSVSSGFARTLIDITEQIDFSKTLLDVMLGFLLFAAALHFDLDDLREQFRPVIILSTVGVLISTALFGLGFFYLTRTFGFPVPMVYCFLFGALISPTDPVAVGAVLKQSPIPRRLETIITGESLFNDGVGLVLFISLQEVADPNVDFFLIDALKLFAQEVFGGIALGLLMGFIAYRLIKVSDDFHTVVLLSLAMVMMLSVAANALHVSVPLAEVAAGLLLGSRLTGSDKPDTPKFYLDRFWHLMDEILNTILFVMIGLQIVVLPFLNNYLLIGLATVVLAIVARSLSILLPYLMQFQLSRLNPGSLRILTWAGLRGGISVALALSLPDSPYRELILACCYSIVIFSIVGQGLTLNRVVSSVARKQGS; via the coding sequence ATGGATATTTTCACGGCTGCCAGTGCCCTTGTTGGAATCAGCGCGTTGCTTTCGTATGTAAACGCTCGTTTCGTTCGGCTTCCCGGAACGATTGGGGTTGTTGTGCTGACGCTGGTTCTTATCGTTTTGATCCTGATTGTTGGCAGCGTTTCGTCGGGCTTCGCCAGAACGCTGATTGACATTACGGAGCAGATCGACTTTTCGAAAACATTGCTCGATGTCATGCTGGGCTTTTTACTGTTTGCCGCAGCCCTGCATTTTGACCTCGATGATCTGCGGGAGCAGTTTCGTCCGGTTATCATTTTAAGTACCGTGGGCGTCCTTATCTCCACCGCGCTGTTTGGTCTTGGGTTCTTTTACCTCACCAGGACGTTTGGCTTCCCGGTTCCAATGGTATACTGCTTTCTGTTCGGGGCGCTCATTTCACCAACCGATCCGGTAGCGGTTGGCGCGGTACTCAAACAGTCGCCGATTCCGCGTAGGCTGGAAACGATCATCACCGGCGAGTCGCTGTTCAACGATGGTGTCGGACTTGTTCTGTTCATTTCCTTGCAGGAAGTGGCCGATCCGAATGTCGATTTCTTTCTCATTGACGCCCTTAAGCTGTTTGCGCAGGAAGTATTCGGTGGCATCGCGCTGGGCCTGCTAATGGGCTTTATTGCGTACCGGCTCATCAAGGTTTCGGATGATTTTCACACCGTCGTGCTCCTGTCGCTGGCCATGGTCATGATGTTGTCGGTGGCGGCCAACGCGCTGCACGTATCGGTTCCCTTGGCCGAAGTGGCGGCTGGTTTGCTGCTAGGCAGCCGATTAACGGGTTCCGATAAGCCCGACACGCCCAAGTTTTACCTGGATCGGTTCTGGCACCTGATGGACGAAATTCTCAATACCATCCTCTTTGTCATGATCGGCTTGCAAATTGTGGTGCTGCCTTTCCTCAATAATTACCTGCTCATTGGTTTAGCAACGGTTGTGCTGGCGATTGTGGCCCGTAGCCTGAGTATTCTGTTGCCTTATCTGATGCAATTTCAACTATCGCGACTCAATCCCGGCAGTCTGCGCATTCTCACCTGGGCTGGTTTACGGGGCGGCATATCCGTAGCCCTGGCTCTTTCACTACCGGATTCGCCCTACCGTGAGCTGATCCTCGCCTGTTGCTACAGCATCGTCATTTTTTCGATCGTTGGTCAGGGACTTACACTCAATAGGGTGGTAAGTTCGGTTGCCCGAAAACAGGGATCTTAA